In the Maribacter sp. MJ134 genome, one interval contains:
- a CDS encoding ABC transporter ATP-binding protein — MKELKHLNKYFKKYWLKLLVGIIITIIARLFQLVMPSYVNKIISVVEQFIREELPTATAKELLQEYILIIVGAALLSGFFTFLMRQTIINVSRYIEYDLKNEIFDHYQILSLNFYKKNRTGDLMNRISEDVNQVRLYAGPAIMYGMQTLTLFACLIPLMFIKAPTLAAYTLLPLPILSVLIYRISKIIHKRSTIVQEYLSSLSTFTQEVFSGVSVIKAYALEPQTNRELSDLANEGREKSMSLAKVNAWFFPLMILLIGISNILVIYIGGKQYIDGEIGVGLIAEFILYVNMLTWPVAIVGWLTSIVQRAEASQKRINEFLNESSELNTDNAITHEVKGDIEFKYVTFTYEDTEITALKNLSFHIKQGETTAIIGKTGSGKSTILDLVARLYDVTSGEVLIDGIPIKTMNVRNLREAIGAVPQDAFLFSDTIKNNIKFGKHDATDEEIIATAKKAVVHDNIIGFSKQYETVLGERGITLSGGQKQRVSIARALMKDPQIYLFDDCLSAVDTETEEEILANLKKASKNRTTLIVSHRVSSAKNADKILVLEDGKLLQEGTHEELNAIDGYYKELYNNQLSEKEN, encoded by the coding sequence ATGAAGGAACTTAAGCATCTTAATAAATACTTCAAAAAATATTGGCTTAAACTCCTGGTAGGAATTATAATCACCATTATTGCCCGCCTTTTTCAACTCGTAATGCCTTCTTACGTCAACAAGATTATTTCCGTTGTTGAGCAATTCATAAGAGAAGAACTGCCCACCGCCACCGCAAAGGAGCTTTTACAGGAATACATTCTTATCATTGTCGGAGCCGCATTACTTTCTGGTTTTTTCACTTTCTTAATGCGACAGACCATTATTAATGTTTCCAGGTATATTGAGTACGACCTGAAAAATGAAATTTTTGATCACTATCAAATTTTAAGCCTCAACTTTTATAAAAAAAATAGAACAGGTGATCTAATGAACCGTATAAGTGAAGATGTTAATCAGGTACGTTTGTATGCCGGTCCTGCAATCATGTACGGGATGCAGACCCTTACGCTTTTCGCCTGCCTTATTCCATTAATGTTCATTAAAGCACCAACTTTAGCTGCTTATACGCTGTTACCCTTACCTATTCTTTCGGTTCTCATATATCGTATCAGTAAAATTATCCATAAAAGAAGTACTATCGTACAGGAGTACCTATCCTCCCTATCCACGTTTACGCAAGAGGTATTTTCCGGTGTTTCCGTAATTAAGGCCTATGCTTTAGAACCTCAGACGAACCGGGAACTAAGTGATTTGGCCAATGAAGGCAGGGAAAAGAGTATGAGCTTGGCTAAAGTAAACGCATGGTTCTTTCCTCTTATGATATTACTTATTGGCATTAGTAATATTCTGGTCATATATATCGGTGGTAAGCAATATATAGACGGGGAAATAGGTGTTGGTCTAATCGCAGAATTTATCCTTTATGTAAACATGCTAACATGGCCCGTGGCCATTGTTGGGTGGTTGACCTCTATCGTTCAAAGAGCGGAGGCAAGTCAAAAAAGAATAAATGAATTTTTGAACGAGTCATCAGAATTAAACACGGACAATGCCATAACACATGAAGTTAAGGGGGATATTGAGTTCAAGTATGTCACCTTCACTTATGAGGATACGGAAATAACAGCGTTAAAAAATCTTTCCTTCCATATTAAGCAAGGAGAAACTACGGCAATTATCGGTAAAACCGGTTCGGGGAAATCAACGATATTAGATTTGGTTGCGCGGTTGTACGATGTTACTTCTGGAGAAGTTCTGATAGACGGTATTCCTATTAAAACAATGAATGTAAGAAATCTCAGGGAGGCCATAGGTGCTGTTCCACAGGATGCCTTTCTATTTTCCGATACCATTAAAAACAATATTAAATTCGGAAAGCATGATGCTACGGACGAAGAAATTATAGCCACGGCCAAAAAAGCGGTCGTACACGATAACATCATCGGTTTTTCCAAACAGTATGAAACGGTATTAGGAGAAAGAGGAATTACCCTAAGTGGTGGACAAAAACAACGCGTGTCCATTGCCCGTGCTTTGATGAAAGACCCCCAGATATATCTTTTTGATGATTGTCTCTCGGCGGTGGACACCGAAACAGAAGAGGAGATATTAGCGAACCTGAAAAAGGCCTCGAAAAACCGGACTACACTGATTGTAAGCCATAGGGTTTCTTCTGCTAAAAACGCTGATAAAATATTGGTTTTGGAAGATGGGAAGCTTTTGCAAGAAGGAACACACGAGGAACTAAATGCTATCGACGGCTACTATAAAGAGCTCTATAATAATCAGCTTTCCGAGAAAGAAAACTAG
- a CDS encoding bile acid:sodium symporter family protein, whose protein sequence is MRDVLLDNVHINFDSGSLWVLNVVLAFVMFGVALEISIKDFKELWSNPKPILIGVLSQFVLLPVTTFILILILKPYPSIALGMIMVAACPGGNISNFITHLAGGNSALSVCLTAIATLLAVIMTPLSLEFWGSLYQPTAKILEAVAISPLEMVKLVALLLGVPLLLGMSLHHFKPKLALILAKGLKPLSLLFFIALVFLALYNNSDIFMDYIFYVFWIVVLHNLLAFFTGFSISKIFKLNRKNSKSITIETGIQNSGLGLLLIFTFFDGLGGMALLTAFWGIWHLVSGLLLAGYWSNKSITKKETLA, encoded by the coding sequence TTGAGGGACGTACTTTTAGATAACGTACATATTAATTTTGATAGCGGATCACTATGGGTTTTAAACGTAGTCTTGGCATTTGTGATGTTCGGGGTTGCCCTTGAGATTTCCATAAAGGATTTTAAAGAACTTTGGTCCAATCCCAAGCCCATTCTAATAGGTGTTTTAAGTCAGTTCGTATTATTGCCGGTCACAACTTTTATCCTGATTCTTATTTTGAAACCTTACCCCAGTATTGCTTTAGGAATGATAATGGTCGCCGCTTGTCCCGGTGGTAATATTTCCAATTTCATTACCCATTTGGCAGGAGGTAATAGTGCGCTTTCTGTTTGTCTTACCGCCATAGCCACGCTTCTGGCCGTGATTATGACGCCCTTAAGTTTAGAATTTTGGGGATCACTCTATCAACCGACTGCAAAGATTCTAGAGGCCGTTGCTATTTCCCCATTGGAGATGGTAAAACTCGTTGCGCTCCTCTTAGGAGTGCCACTACTGCTTGGAATGTCCTTGCATCATTTTAAGCCTAAGTTGGCCTTAATACTCGCAAAAGGTTTAAAACCCTTATCCCTACTATTTTTTATAGCCCTCGTATTTCTTGCATTATACAACAATAGCGATATTTTTATGGACTATATTTTTTATGTGTTTTGGATTGTGGTACTCCATAATTTATTGGCATTTTTCACAGGGTTTTCCATTAGTAAAATTTTTAAACTGAATCGGAAAAACAGTAAATCCATTACCATTGAAACCGGAATACAGAATTCAGGATTGGGTTTATTGCTGATTTTCACTTTTTTCGATGGTCTTGGCGGAATGGCGCTACTTACAGCCTTTTGGGGTATTTGGCATTTGGTCTCAGGCCTGTTGCTCGCGGGGTATTGGTCAAATAAGAGTATAACAAAGAAAGAAACTTTGGCTTAA
- a CDS encoding thioredoxin family protein produces the protein MARTESNMLALGTQAPEFRLPDTVSGTTMHLSEMVGKNGTVILFICNHCPFVIHVNPEISKMAKEYQSKGIQFIGISSNDVVNYPQDRPELMRVKAIEADYTFPYLYDETQEVAKAYDAACTPDFYLFDKNLKLVYRGQLDDSRPGNGKELTGKDLRQAMDALLQNKPISPDQKPSIGCNIKWIIS, from the coding sequence ATGGCAAGAACAGAGAGCAATATGTTGGCCCTTGGAACACAAGCGCCAGAATTTAGACTACCGGATACCGTTAGTGGTACAACCATGCACCTTTCGGAGATGGTAGGAAAGAATGGTACCGTTATCCTATTTATATGTAATCATTGTCCGTTTGTGATACATGTGAATCCAGAAATTAGCAAAATGGCCAAGGAGTACCAATCGAAAGGAATTCAATTCATAGGCATCTCTAGTAACGATGTCGTTAACTATCCCCAGGACAGACCGGAATTAATGCGCGTAAAAGCCATAGAGGCAGACTACACCTTTCCCTATCTTTATGATGAAACACAAGAAGTGGCCAAAGCGTATGATGCAGCCTGTACACCAGATTTCTACCTCTTCGATAAGAACTTAAAACTTGTATATCGTGGTCAATTAGACGATTCAAGGCCAGGAAATGGCAAAGAGCTAACAGGAAAAGATTTAAGGCAAGCAATGGATGCACTACTACAGAACAAACCTATTTCTCCGGACCAAAAACCGAGCATAGGATGTAATATAAAATGGATCATTTCCTAA
- a CDS encoding lysophospholipid acyltransferase family protein, which translates to MYYFIKILMKLALHAYHKKIEVHGLENVPKDKPVLFLPNHQSALLDVLLIVVACNRKPFFLTRSDVFGKPLLDAIFRYFRMIPIYRLRDGKDKLSKNDMIFDACADVLRDKEALVMFPEANHNLKRRVRPLSKGFTRILFRAKNKYPDLDIHLVPVGLNYKDATNFPDEVAIYYGKSIPLNAHYDSEDIIASTNRVKTLVSDCLKELTTHVASETEYDKVIRFLDGAGADYLRPREVNTMISNYAEANSKIQHKKPKRKSVAVQTVLVLLNAPVFLLWKGIMKPKVWEPEFTGTLRFATAIIGFLIYYTLLFIVLYFYSGLALALGIVVALFVCNWILVKYLSPF; encoded by the coding sequence ATGTATTATTTCATAAAAATCTTGATGAAATTGGCGTTGCACGCCTATCATAAAAAAATTGAGGTACACGGACTAGAAAACGTACCAAAGGACAAACCCGTTCTTTTCTTGCCAAATCACCAAAGTGCATTGTTAGATGTGCTTCTTATCGTAGTCGCATGTAATAGAAAGCCCTTTTTCTTGACACGTTCAGACGTTTTTGGAAAACCGCTTCTTGACGCTATTTTTAGATATTTTAGAATGATTCCTATATACAGGTTAAGAGACGGTAAGGATAAATTATCTAAAAACGATATGATTTTTGATGCCTGTGCCGATGTACTTCGGGATAAAGAGGCATTGGTAATGTTTCCGGAAGCCAACCATAATTTAAAGCGACGGGTGCGTCCTTTGAGTAAAGGATTTACAAGAATTCTGTTTAGGGCAAAGAACAAATACCCCGATTTGGATATTCATCTGGTACCTGTTGGATTAAACTATAAGGATGCTACAAATTTTCCGGACGAGGTGGCTATTTACTATGGCAAGAGTATCCCTTTAAATGCACATTATGATAGCGAAGATATAATTGCATCTACCAATAGGGTAAAGACGCTAGTCTCCGATTGCTTAAAGGAATTAACTACGCATGTTGCCTCGGAGACGGAATATGATAAGGTGATTCGTTTCTTGGATGGAGCAGGCGCGGATTATTTGAGACCAAGAGAGGTCAATACAATGATTTCAAACTATGCAGAAGCTAATTCAAAAATTCAGCATAAAAAGCCAAAGCGGAAAAGTGTAGCTGTTCAAACAGTTTTGGTTTTACTAAACGCACCAGTATTTTTGCTATGGAAAGGTATCATGAAACCGAAGGTCTGGGAACCGGAATTTACGGGAACCTTGCGCTTTGCTACGGCAATAATAGGTTTTTTAATCTACTACACTTTGCTTTTTATTGTATTATACTTCTATAGTGGATTAGCGCTCGCTTTGGGCATAGTGGTAGCGTTATTTGTATGTAATTGGATTTTAGTAAAGTACCTAAGCCCCTTTTAA
- a CDS encoding M14 family metallopeptidase, whose product MKKILLAFVLTTCFYSSAQQPVALDYYLPQGITYDASIPTPKEVIGHEVGEWHVTHDKLMFYMQTLAKSSDRISIENRGETFEGRPLLLLTITTPENHGNINKIREDHIALTENAGSGDISNMPIIVYQGFSIHGNEPSGANAGLAYAYYLAAAQGPEIEKMLSDMVILMDPSYNPDGLQRFAYWANTNKSINLVADNNEREYHEVWPGGRTNHYWFDMNRDWLPVQLPESRARIESFHKWLPNILTDHHEMGTNSTFFFQPGEPTRVHPLTPKINQELTTEIGTYHAKALDKIGSLYYSEEGYDDYYYGKGSTFPDVNGSVGILFEQGSSRGHVQESENGLLTFPFTIRNQFTTALSTIEAATNMREKILGYQKKFYEDVKNEAARSKTKGIVFGDSKDGAKAWHLAEILERHKMKIHELANDVTINGKTYVKGKSYVVPMDQKNPRLVKAMFEKRTTFTDSLFYDISAWTFPLAFNVDYAELGSLSNAGPQIDKLAALQGTVSAKSNYAYLFEWNEYYTPKALHAIVEKGLRAKVAKSPFTLEGKTYDYGTIMVPVQNQDLSASELHTFLVDVAKESNVTITAVGTGLTRGIDLGSNDFDPVEKQKIAILVGDGIRSYDAGEIWHLFDTRYNMELTKIDVGYFSSVDLSKYTDIIIPSAYGKALNKNNSEKLKDWVKDGGTLIGYRNVAEWFNTNEFMKLKFRKDTLVAKNIAFDQKRDFNGAQVTGGAIFEATLDRSHPINFGYNNDKLALFRNTNVYISPDEDSYNNPITYTNDPLLSGYISEENLALLKGSVPFQVQRLGKGRVIAFTDNTNFRAFWYGTNKLLMNAIFFGEMM is encoded by the coding sequence ATGAAGAAAATTTTACTTGCCTTTGTACTGACCACTTGCTTTTACTCCAGCGCGCAACAACCAGTAGCATTAGATTACTACTTACCACAGGGAATTACCTACGACGCATCTATCCCAACGCCTAAAGAAGTTATCGGTCACGAAGTAGGAGAATGGCACGTAACACATGATAAGTTAATGTTCTACATGCAGACCCTTGCCAAGTCTAGCGACCGTATCAGCATAGAGAACAGAGGGGAAACTTTTGAAGGCAGACCATTGTTACTACTGACCATTACCACTCCAGAGAACCATGGGAATATAAATAAAATAAGGGAAGACCATATTGCGCTCACCGAGAATGCCGGTAGCGGCGATATTTCTAATATGCCCATTATAGTGTACCAAGGATTTTCTATTCACGGAAACGAACCTAGTGGTGCAAATGCAGGTTTGGCGTATGCGTATTATTTGGCAGCAGCTCAAGGCCCCGAGATTGAAAAGATGCTGAGTGATATGGTAATTTTAATGGACCCATCTTACAATCCTGATGGCTTGCAACGCTTTGCTTATTGGGCAAACACCAATAAAAGCATCAATTTAGTAGCAGATAACAACGAGCGCGAGTACCATGAGGTTTGGCCCGGAGGAAGAACAAATCATTACTGGTTTGACATGAACAGGGACTGGTTACCGGTACAACTTCCCGAAAGTAGGGCCCGTATAGAAAGTTTTCATAAATGGCTACCGAATATCCTTACGGACCACCACGAAATGGGCACGAACTCCACCTTCTTCTTTCAGCCGGGAGAACCTACGAGGGTACATCCACTAACCCCAAAAATTAATCAGGAGTTAACCACCGAGATTGGTACCTATCATGCAAAAGCGCTAGATAAAATAGGCTCTTTATACTATTCCGAGGAAGGATACGACGATTACTACTACGGAAAAGGCTCTACTTTCCCAGATGTAAATGGTAGTGTAGGTATTCTTTTCGAACAAGGAAGCTCTAGAGGTCATGTTCAGGAAAGCGAGAACGGCTTACTGACCTTTCCGTTTACGATTCGCAATCAGTTTACCACCGCCTTGTCTACGATTGAGGCCGCGACAAACATGCGCGAAAAAATCTTGGGTTATCAGAAAAAATTCTATGAAGATGTAAAGAATGAAGCCGCAAGAAGCAAAACCAAAGGAATTGTTTTTGGAGATAGTAAAGATGGTGCAAAGGCGTGGCACCTGGCCGAGATATTGGAACGCCACAAAATGAAAATACATGAATTGGCAAATGATGTAACCATTAATGGAAAAACATATGTGAAAGGAAAAAGTTATGTTGTTCCCATGGATCAGAAAAATCCACGACTGGTCAAAGCGATGTTTGAAAAGCGCACCACGTTTACGGACAGTTTGTTCTATGATATCTCTGCCTGGACATTTCCGTTAGCATTTAATGTTGATTACGCCGAGCTTGGCTCACTAAGTAACGCAGGACCACAAATTGATAAGCTAGCCGCTTTACAAGGCACTGTTAGTGCTAAAAGTAACTATGCATATCTGTTTGAATGGAACGAGTATTACACTCCAAAGGCCTTACACGCTATTGTAGAAAAAGGCCTTAGGGCCAAAGTGGCAAAATCCCCATTTACCTTGGAAGGCAAAACGTATGATTACGGAACCATCATGGTTCCCGTACAGAACCAAGATTTAAGTGCTTCCGAACTGCACACATTCTTAGTCGACGTGGCCAAGGAAAGTAATGTAACGATTACCGCCGTAGGAACAGGACTTACAAGAGGAATCGATTTGGGAAGTAATGATTTTGACCCTGTTGAGAAACAGAAAATAGCTATTCTTGTCGGCGATGGAATTCGTTCCTATGATGCCGGAGAAATTTGGCACTTGTTCGATACACGCTATAACATGGAGCTCACCAAAATAGATGTGGGTTATTTTTCTTCTGTTGATTTAAGCAAATATACCGATATCATTATTCCCAGTGCTTATGGAAAGGCACTGAACAAGAACAACTCGGAAAAACTGAAAGATTGGGTCAAAGACGGTGGCACTTTAATTGGCTATAGAAATGTGGCAGAGTGGTTCAATACCAATGAATTTATGAAGTTAAAGTTTAGAAAGGATACTTTAGTCGCTAAGAACATCGCATTTGACCAGAAACGAGATTTTAACGGTGCCCAGGTAACCGGAGGGGCTATATTCGAGGCAACATTGGACCGTTCCCATCCCATAAATTTTGGCTACAACAACGATAAACTTGCTTTATTCAGAAATACCAATGTGTATATCTCTCCAGATGAAGATAGCTACAACAACCCCATCACATACACCAACGATCCATTATTAAGCGGGTACATCTCAGAAGAAAATCTAGCACTTCTTAAAGGTTCCGTTCCGTTTCAAGTGCAACGTTTAGGAAAAGGACGTGTTATCGCCTTCACGGACAATACCAATTTCAGGGCCTTTTGGTACGGTACCAATAAACTCTTGATGAATGCTATTTTCTTCGGGGAAATGATGTAA
- a CDS encoding PUR family DNA/RNA-binding protein, which produces MSDRESMDQEEIHSKVLRAGRRTYFFDVRSTKAGDYYLTITESKKFTHDDGSFHYKKHKIYLYKEDFEAFKENFEEMMDFIIEEKGTEVISERHQKDFKKEEDGTAVSEEKPSGSFTDVSFDDI; this is translated from the coding sequence ATGAGCGACAGAGAATCAATGGACCAAGAGGAAATTCACTCTAAAGTTTTACGTGCGGGCAGAAGAACTTACTTTTTTGATGTGAGAAGCACAAAGGCCGGAGACTACTATTTAACCATTACAGAAAGTAAGAAATTTACTCATGATGATGGTTCTTTTCATTATAAAAAACATAAAATATACCTCTATAAAGAAGATTTTGAAGCCTTCAAAGAAAATTTTGAGGAGATGATGGACTTTATTATAGAGGAAAAAGGTACCGAAGTTATCTCGGAAAGACATCAAAAAGACTTTAAGAAAGAGGAGGATGGCACTGCCGTTAGTGAAGAAAAACCAAGTGGTAGTTTTACCGATGTCAGTTTTGACGACATTTAG
- a CDS encoding GNAT family N-acetyltransferase, with translation MKDIIHFEPLTQEKYATYITVGTKAYNQHYSHLWPKGDSAPYIQSSFTKEVLLQEEQDTNTRLFLIHHNKKTVGILKISLKKALDSYSREEALYVDKIYIIKQATGKGIGKKVLQFVELRAKELKKRIIWLDTMQKGPALHFYLKNGFKKHSTTEIPFPQAIEEEKPMFIMTKTVSKV, from the coding sequence ATGAAAGATATTATTCATTTTGAACCGCTGACCCAAGAGAAGTATGCCACTTATATTACCGTAGGAACCAAAGCCTACAACCAGCATTATAGTCACTTATGGCCAAAAGGAGATTCCGCACCGTATATTCAAAGTAGTTTTACCAAGGAAGTACTGCTTCAAGAAGAACAGGATACCAATACCCGATTATTTCTTATTCATCACAATAAAAAAACTGTAGGCATTCTAAAAATATCCTTAAAAAAAGCATTGGATTCTTATTCCAGAGAAGAAGCACTTTACGTTGATAAAATCTATATCATAAAACAGGCTACTGGGAAAGGTATTGGCAAAAAGGTATTACAATTTGTAGAGCTGAGGGCCAAGGAACTCAAAAAGCGTATCATTTGGTTGGATACCATGCAAAAAGGACCGGCACTACATTTTTACTTAAAAAATGGCTTTAAAAAACATAGCACAACTGAAATACCCTTTCCCCAAGCCATAGAGGAGGAAAAACCGATGTTTATCATGACCAAAACTGTCTCTAAGGTATAG